The genomic DNA TGATCGCATATCTGCAGCTGAGTTAAGCATCAGGCAAGTAGGAGCGTGGTGTGCACCTCAGAGCCCGCACTGCTCCGGGAAGCGTGCTCAAGCGTAGAATATAAATTCGGGGATCTGCTCCCCCCCGCCCCTGCACTCCGGTGCCGACGGTGACTTTGCCACACTGAACTTCTGTCATGCCTTCCCGTCCAAAGTAGCTGAGCTCATTACCATCCGGGATCACGCAGGCCGTGTAGAAGGTGTCCTGCTTAGTCTGCACCGGGTACTTAAACCACGCGGAGAAGGTGTTGCTGGAGCCGTCTGAGAAGTACTTGCTCAAGTTCTGCCCCAGGATGACGCCCTGCCGCTTGAGTTCGATCTTGGCGCTGTACTCGGCCGAGCCGTAGCTGGAGCCGTGCAGCCCGAAGCCCGCGATGAACACCCTCTTGTTGACGGCGAACTGGATGCTGTCGCAGCGGCCCCGGTAGCGCCACTGGTTGCTCCGGTAGGCGCACAACTGGAAACGGTGGCAGCGCTGGAGGACGAGGCCCTTGCGGGCTTTGCAGCTCGGGCTTCTTGGCCGCGGTGTACCAGAGGAAGATGTCGTTGGTCTCGTTCAGAGTTAAGACTCCGGACTGCGCAGCACTGTTTGCAAAATCGTCCAGGGCCGTGGTCGGGATGCGGGTCAAGTAAAGCGCCTTCCCGAAGACCTTGCACTTGTTTTCAGCGCTCAAAGCCAGATCTTGTCGCTGGCATTCCACTTCAGCCCAGCTGAGAGCTGCCTCGAAAACCACAATTTCTTTGGCATTCAGAGTTTCCCTGCGGAGGATACTTTCTAGTGTCCGGAAGTCAACATCACAGAACCCGTCAGACTTGAGAGCGAGCTCGGCCTGGGCGTCAATCACCTCCCAGCACTGCTGGGTCAGGCCCGGCTCCTCAAACAGGCAGCTCTGGGACAGGAGGACACAGGCGTTCTTGGCGCTCAGGCAGGTCTCCAG from Lagenorhynchus albirostris chromosome X, mLagAlb1.1, whole genome shotgun sequence includes the following:
- the LOC132513180 gene encoding LOW QUALITY PROTEIN: BTB/POZ domain-containing protein 3-like (The sequence of the model RefSeq protein was modified relative to this genomic sequence to represent the inferred CDS: inserted 3 bases in 2 codons), which produces MTADIFRRRKPANSSSTTVHQYHQQNLSNNNLIPAPNWXGSNPTIRERNAVMFHNDLMADVHFVVGPPGGTQRLPGHKYVLAVGSSVFHAMFYGELAEDKAEICIPDVDPAAFLAMLKYIYCDETDLAAVTVLATLYAAKKYIVPHLARACVNLLETCLSAKNACVLLSQSCLFEEPGLTQQCWEVIDAQAELALKSDGFCDVDFRTLESILRRETLNAKEIVVFEAALSWAEVECQRQDLALSAENKCKVFGKALYLTRIPTTALDDFANSAAQSGVLTLNETNDIFLWYTAAKKPELXKARKGLVLQRCHRFQLCAYRSNQWRYRGRCDSIQFAVNKRVFIAGFGLHGSSYGSAEYSAKIELKRQGVILGQNLSKYFSDGSSNTFSAWFKYPVQTKQDTFYTACVIPDGNELSYFGREGMTEVQCGKVTVGTGVQGRGGADPRIYILRLSTLPGAVRALRCTPRSYLPDA